In a single window of the Acyrthosiphon pisum isolate AL4f chromosome X, pea_aphid_22Mar2018_4r6ur, whole genome shotgun sequence genome:
- the LOC100159976 gene encoding ankyrin repeat domain-containing protein 50: MTSSDLAQKPFYCREWVFQKLLHCFDQRSNWKTCGALLVGGAGCGKTSLCCEIVHPSGRQQRALNRRLLAYHFCQAQNINTLSVTHFIQSLVSQLSDSLPKSYKERLKSDLAIQESLSPINIVKDADDAFKKAVIFPLNDLELPKHTMFLLVDSVDEGLCTNDRSDPKFKNNSSKTITELLATHHHLFPQWLMLICTTRRQNKNVARMFSGFRKICIDDLRKSQVVRDIQQYILSRLESEESLRQHMSRDTAEMLNQLHIKSNGCFLYLERVLDGISDGCVVLREIKDIPGTLNGLYLWFCQRLLNSKHFSKVRPLLNVILASPEPLSEEQLSSIIHSVYQYMSIEEFHKRFSLLRRIFSLPRDSKIIQFHHSFGEWFLDVKHCTRRFLCSANEGHAMIAFHYTLRCSKPPAYDEVHKLAYHLSRVNPLPVWTNFSDTNLLPLLWLIDSGAQIADSMTIPCYDRKAVNFLEGASNCFKSDVDIKSNKFETNSGLVSSPKYEKNSVLYSNTLLSSNLYEVDINGRNTLHLLAMDGNLSVLQDLLKTHSDINLEVNDNNGQTPLNIAARHGYLEVVELLLKYNCKIDHADVEGWTALRAAAWGGHSQVVELLLKHGANVECSDCEGRGALRAAAWGGHNDVVIKLLEAGANPNTTDGDGRTPLIAAAYMGHAHIVGRLLETGADINHQDSDGRTALSVAALCAPTNGGYAKVVTLLLESGAFVDHEDKDGMTPLLVAAFEGHRDVCEILLEAEADVDHCDKLGRTPLWAAASMGHPACVSLLLFWGCYVDSIDNEGRTVLSVSAAQGNNVVVSQLLDRGLDEQHRDNSGWTPLHYAAFEGHQVVCRTLLESGAKIDQTDNDGKPPLMLAAEEGHSDLVSEFLKNYGAPPDQKAHDGRTALRLAALEGHIEVVRSLVEYGVDVNKKDADGRSTLYVLALENHIAMAKFFIDPGGADVESTDSEGRTALHVSCWQGHCEMVSLLLKLGKANLNATDNENRTPLHLAAWQGHSVIVRLLIEHGASVNHACNQGATALGIASQEGNETCVRLLLMQGANPLVSDHCGRNAIKIAAKSGHDNIVKLLEQFCPIKNESNGFNTANTSCGSGSTTETKPSSAILVNPLLSCTNHAPIHDSSPIESPDSTAKRTSFVSNYSKSSSNLTDSTKSSHQDLPTQLTPLTFTQKLQQCSRRIKSRPTSKVLSPLQSPIYATPPHSPNSEEPSAPSIQVLTDDHFSRDTHMRIILGNKAVLKKSTSDSNYNKNLGNVKQKRNGIVTNPALRIMPAIRNGLEMAAGRKNKTPHLPTDSFKWRKETPL; this comes from the exons ATGACTTCAAGTGATTTGGctcaaaaaccattttattgcCGCGAATGGGTATtccaaaaattattacattgctTTGATCAAAGAAGCAATTGGAAAACATGTGGAGCACTTCTAGTCGGAGGTGCTGGATGTGGAAAAACTTCACTGTGCTGCGAAATTGTTCATCCGTCCGGCAGACAACAACGTGCATTAAACAGAAGACTATTAGCTTATCATTTTTGTCAAgctcaaaatataaacacattatcagttacacattttattcaaaGTTTGGTTTCGCAGTTATCTGATTCATTGCCCAAATCATACAAAGAAAGATTAAAATCTGATCTAGCAATACAAGAATCTTTATCCCCAATCAATATAGTAAAAGATGCTGATGATGCATTTAAAAAAGCTGTTATTTTTCCACTAAATGATCTTGAATTACCAAAACATACAATGTTTCTTTTAGTTGACTCAGTTGATGAAGGATTATGTACAAATGATAGATCTGATCCAAAGTTTAAGAATAATTCAAGTAAAACCATTACAGAGTTATTAGCTACACATCATCATTTATTTCCCCAATGGTTGATGCTTATTTGTACAACAcgtagacaaaataaaaatgttgctcGTATGTTCTCTGGTTTTCGTAAAATTTGCATAGATGATCTCCGTAAATCACAA gTTGTCAGAGATATACAACAGTACATATTGAGCCGTTTGGAATCAGAAGAATCTTTACGCCAACACATGAGTAGAGATACAGCTGAAATGTTAAATCAATTGCACATAAAAAGTAATGGTTGTTTTCTTTATTTGGAAAGGGTATTAGATGGAATATCTGACGGATGTGTAGTCTTGAGGGAAATAAAAGATATTCCTGGAACTCTAAATGGATTGTATTTATGGTTTTGTCAGAGGCTTttgaattcaaaacatttttcaaaa GTGCGACCTTTGTTAAATGTTATCTTGGCATCTCCAGAACCTTTATCAGAAGAACAATTAAGTAGTATTATACATTCTGTATATCAATACATGTCTATTGAAGAATTCCACAAACGATTTAGCTTATTAAGAAGAATATTTTCATTACCTAGAGATTCTaagataatacaatttcatCACAGTTTTGGAGAATGGTTCCTAGATGTCAAACATTGCACTAGAAGGTTTTTGTGCTCTGCAAATGAAGGACATGCTATGATTGCTTTTCATTATACACTTAG atgttCAAAACCCCCTGCATATGATGAAGTTCATAAATTAGCCTACCATTTATCAAGAGTAAATCCATTACCGGTCTGGACAAATTTTTCTGACACAAATTTATTGCCATTACTATGGTTGATTGATAGTGGAGCACAAATTGCCGATAGTATGACAATTCCTTGTTATGATAGAAAAGCTGTTAATTTTTTGGAAGGAGCtagtaattgttttaaatcagATGTTGATATAAAATCTAacaag tttgaaacAAATTCTGGATTAGTGTCATCgccaaaatatgaaaaaaattcagtaCTTTATTCAAATACCTTATTATCTTCAAATTTATATGAAGTAGATATCAATGGCAGGAATACTTTGCATTTGCTTGCAATGGATGGAAATTTAAGTGTTCTTCAGGATTTATTAAAAACTCACTCAGATATAAATTTAGAAGTAAATGACAATAATGGACAAACACCACTTAATATAGCTGCACGTCACGGTTACCTTGAAGTTGTAGAG cttctattaaaatataactgtaaaataGATCATGCAGATGTTGAAGGATGGACTGCTTTAAGAGCTGCTGCATGGGGTGGTCACTCACAa gtgGTGGAGTTATTACTTAAACACGGAGCCAATGTAGAATGCTCTGATTGTGAAGGGCGTGGAGCATTACGTGCTGCAGCTTGGGGAGGTCACAATGATGTTGTGATTAAATTACTAGAAGCCGGCGCAAACCCTAATACTACTGATGGTGATGGTAGAACTCCATTGATTGCTGCAGCGTATATGGGCCATGCGCATATTGTAGGAAGATTGCTGGAAACTGGGGCAGATATTAATCATCAAGATAGTGATGGCCGAACTGCTTTGAGTGTTGCGGCTTTATGTGCACCTACTAATGGAGGATATGCCAAGGTTGTCACTTTATTGTTGGAATCTGGAGCTTTTGTTGATCACGAAGATAAAGATGGAATGACACCTTTACTTGTTGCAGCATTTGAAGgccatag AGATGTTTGCGAGATTTTATTAGAAGCAGAGGCTGATGTAGACCATTGTGATAAGTTAGGTAGAACACCTTTATGGGCTGCTGCATCAATGGGACATCCTGCTTGTGTTTCACTTTTGTTATTTTGGGGTTGTTATGTAGACAGCATAGACAATGAAGGTCGTACTGTGCTCAGTGTGTCTGCAGCTCAAGGGAATAATGTTGTAGTGTCTCAGCTACTAGATAGag GTCTTGATGAACAACATAGAGATAATTCTGGTTGGACACCATTACATTATGCTGCATTTGAAGGTCATCAGGTTGTTTGCAGAACATTGTTGGAGAGTGGAGCAAAAATTGATCAAACTGATAATGATGGTAAACCACCATTAATGTTGGCAGCAGAAGAAGGGCATTCGGATTTAGTaagtgaatttttaaaaaactatggAGCCCCTCCAGATCAGAAAGCTCATGATGGAAGAACTGCTttaag ATTAGCTGCATTAGAAGGTCATATTGAAGTAGTTAGGAGTCTTGTAGAATATGGAGTTGACGTTAACAAAAAAGATGCTGATGGTCGAAGTACACTTTATGTCCTTGCTCTTGAAAATCATATAGCAATGgccaaattttttattgaccCAGGTGGAGCAGATGTTGAAAGCACAGATTCTGAA ggCCGTACTGCTTTACATGTTAGTTGTTGGCAAGGTCACTGTGAAATGGTATCCTTATTGTTAAAACTCGGAAAAGCTAATTTAAATGCAACTGATAATGAAAATAGAACACCTCTTCACTTGGCCGCATGGCAAGGACATTCTGTCATCGTCCGATTATTAATTGAACATGGTGCTAGTGTTAATCATGCGTGCAATCAAGGAGCAACAGCTttgg gCATAGCTTCTCAAGAAGGTAATGAGACTTGTGTTCGATTATTGTTAATGCAAGGTGCAAATCCATTAGTATCTGACCATTGTGGACGAAATGCCATAAAAATTGCTGCTAAAAGTGGTCATGACAATATTGTTAAGCTACTTGAACAATTTTGTCCTATAAAAAAcgaaa gtaacGGATTTAATACAGCTAATACTTCTTGTGGTTCTGGTTCAACAACTGAAACTAAACCATCCTCAGCTATATTAGTTAATCCATTATTATCTTGCACCAATCATGCTCCAATTCATGATTCATCACCAATTGAATCACCAGATTCAACAGCTAAACGAACATCGTTTGTTTCAAACTATAGTAAATCCAGTTCTAATTTGACTGATAGTACTAAAAGTTCTCACCAAGATTTACCAACacaa TTGACACCATTAACGTTTAcacaaaaattacaacaatGTAGTCGACGTATCAAGTCGAGACCTACTTCTAAAGTTCTAAGTCCGCTGCAGAGTCCTATATATGCAACACCGCCTCACAGCCCCAATTCAGAAGAACCATCAGCTCCAAGTATTCAAG tattgACAGATGATCATTTTTCACGTGACACTCACATGCGAATTATTCTTGGTAACAAGGCTGTGTTAAAAAAATCCACTTCTGATTCAAA ttataaCAAGAATTTAGGAAACGTTAAGCAAAAACGTAATGGAATTGTTACAAACCCAGCATTAAGAATAATGCCAGCTATTCGTAATGGTCTAGAAATGGCTGCTGgacgtaaaaataaaacacctcATTTGCCCACAGATAGTTTTAAATGGCGAAAAGAAACgcctttgtaa